The Delphinus delphis chromosome 10, mDelDel1.2, whole genome shotgun sequence genome includes a region encoding these proteins:
- the RNF39 gene encoding RING finger protein 39 yields the protein MEASESLGRGLVQRLEQLATCPLCGSLFEDPVLLACEHSFCRACLDRRWGTPPPPGSEAPPTACPCCGRPCPRRSLRSNVRLAVEVRISRELREKLAEPGARTGKRRGGRIPTMGCLAPHGEDTKKTWRRFDAPTPKSSNSEDDLPEDYPVVKNMLHRLTADLTLDPGTAHRRLLVSADRRRVRLAPPGTPAPRDGPGRFDQLPAVLGAQGFRAGRHCWEVEIADTASRGDSSGEDKDDGESRYALGVAGESVRRKGRVGLCPAEAVWAVEDRGGRLWALTAPEPTPLGGAGPQPRRIRVDLDWERGRVAFYDGRSLDLLFAFQAPGPLGERVFPLLCTCDPRVPLCLVPAEG from the exons ATGGAGGCATCCGAGTCGCTGGGCCGGGGACTGGTGCAGCGCCTGGAGCAGCTAGCGACGTGCCCGCTGTGCGGGAGCCTCTTCGAGGACCCGGTGCTCCTGGCGTGTGAGCACAGCTTCTGCCGCGCGTGCCTGGACCGCCGCTGGGGGACCCCGCCGCCTCCCGGCTCCGAGGCGCCCCCCACCGCCTGCCCGTGCTGCGGCCGGCCGTGCCCCCGCCGCAGCCTGAGGTCTAACGTGCGGCTGGCGGTGGAAGTGCGGATCAGCCGCGAGCTGCGGGAGAAGCTGGCCGAGCCCGGGGCCCGAACTGGGAAACGCCGAGGGGGCCGCATCCCCACCATGGGCTGCCTGGCCCCGCACGGAGAG GATACAAAGAAGACATGGAGAAG GTTTGATGCCCCAACTCCCAAGTCATCTAACTCAGAGGACGATCTCCCTGAAGATTACCCAGTGGTCAAAAACATGCTTCATAGACTGACGG CCGACCTGACCCTGGATCCTGGCACCGCTCACCGCCGCTTGCTGGTCTCCGCGGACCGCCGCAGGGTCCGACTGGCCCCACCGGGGACACCCGCACCCCGCGACGGCCCGGGGCGCTTCGATCAGCTCCCGGCGGTGCTGGGCGCGCAGGGCTTCAGGGCTGGCCGCCACTGCTGGGAGGTGGAGATCGCCGACACCGCCTCCCGCGGAGACTCTTCCGGGGAGGATAAGGACGACGGGGAGAGCCGCTATGCCCTGGGCGTGGCCGGGGAGTCGGTGCGACGCAAGGGCAGAGTAGGCCTATGTCCCGCGGAGGCTGTGTGGGCCGTGGAGGATCGCGGCGGCCGCCTGTGGGCGCTCACGGCCCCGGAGCCCACCCCGCTGGGCGGCGCCGGGCCCCAGCCGCGGCGCATCCGCGTGGACTTGGACTGGGAGCGGGGCCGCGTGGCCTTCTACGACGGCCGTTCCCTGGACTTGCTCTTCGCCTTCCAGGCGCCCGGTCCCCTGGGTGAGCGCGTCTTCCCGCTGCTGTGCACCTGCGACCCCCGCGTCCCCCTCTGCCTCGTGCCAGCAGAAGGCTGA